From the genome of Malus sylvestris chromosome 13, drMalSylv7.2, whole genome shotgun sequence:
CACTTAGGCTTAAAGCAGTATAGGAGAGAGACGCCAAAATAAGATGGAACATATTGAGGAGAAAGGCAGCCATGCTGCAAGGAAAAAGGGAGGCTTGGTCACTATGCCATTCATCTTTGGTAAGAGCTAATAAATCTTGTTGTTTCAAATTTTCGAGTCATACTTGAGTGTAGCCAAGTTAGCTAGAGTAGTGTGCTCATCTTTTTACACGTAAATTCGAATTTTCTTTCCATACTTATGATGAAATTAGCATAGATTATCATGTCGTTGTTCAATTCTTATTATGTATCTCtttatttatttggttttttgttttggggattttaattattattgttgttggctttgtgtgtgtgtgtgtagctAATGAGATTTGTGAGAAGTTGGCTGTGGTGGGATTCGGTGCAAATATGATAAGCTACTTGACATCGCAGCTTCATATGCCCTTAACAAAAGCAGCCAACACCCTCACCAACGTTGGTGGCACTGCAAGCTTGACCCCCTTGCTTGGCGCCTTCATTGCTGATGCCTACGTTGGCCGCTTCTGGACTATCACTGTTGCTTCCATTATATACCAgattgtaatctctctctctctctctctctaactagttttctatatatattattaacacACATGATAAAGATTATGCGCTTGTAAATTTACATCTCAATTGATTAAACACCTTAAGATTTGCAACTCATTGATTACTCGTGCACCCAAAGTTATGTGGTTTGCTCACCCAATATCtattgtatgaaaaatattaaGATTCTTAGCAACTTCATCGTCACAAGATTACTAGTTATCATCGAGccattttttattcaaaaattattaattaggCCGACTTTCTAACCATTCTTTCGTGGTgggttttccaaaaaaaaaagaaagaagtagAATTTGTCACAAGTGGAcgtatttaatttaaaattattaaaagcaTTGTCCAATATGATTGATTGagttgaattttttaattctctGTCACAATCAAGCTCTCAGAGTATTGATAAATTACCttgttaattttatttgtttattaattaaatactaATTATAATTAACTTTTGTATTTGTACAATTAATCAATGAACCAGGGAATGATTTGCTTAACAGTATCAGCAGTACTTCCACAACTGAGACCTCCCCCATGCAACCACGGCCAAGTGTGCGAAGAAGCCGACGGGGGGCAGCTAGCAATTCTGTATGTCTCCCTCCTACTAGGAGCACTCGGGTCGGGTGGAATCCGACCCTGCGTGGTGTCATTCGGGGCAGATCAGTTCGACGAGAATGACGAAAAACAAACCACCAAGACGTGGAACTACTTCAACTGGTACTATTTTGCGATGGGGGCATCAATACTATTGGCTGTCACGGTGCTTGTGTATATTCAAGACAACATTGGATGGGGTTGGGGACTTGGAATTCCAACTGTAGCCATGTTTCTCTCAGTTGTTGCGTTTTTGATCGGGTACCATCTTTACCGGCACTTGGATCCGGCGGGGAGTCCGTTTACCCGGTTGATACAAGTGGCGGTGGCTGCCTACAAGAAGAGAAAGCTGTCTATGGTGTCTGATCCTAGAATGTTGTATCAGAATGATGAACTCGACGGTCCTATTTCATTGGGTGGAAAGCTTCTTCACACTAAGCATATGaagtaactctctctctctctctctctctctctctctccctctcatgtTGCATGTGTATTGTGGCTCTAAACCACTAATTAAGTTGATTTTTGTCAAAATGTTGGCCCTAATTcatcatttaacaacataaactcaataatataattattatatacACAGCACTATCGTATCACGTTTTGTAGTAAGAAAATAAGATAATGCACGAAACTATCACATGAACTATTTTCACTATATATGACCTCTTATATATTTCATTATTTCTCTGTCTTTTGCTATATAATATGAGAATCTTATACGATAAAATACATGGTTTCTACGAAAATCCCTCATCCTATTTCCACTACAATAAAATAGGATTCCTGCCAAGAAAAGTCTCGAttatacacatatacatatgtTAAGTCTAGAAGATGAACATAATTATCAGGGTTAGGTGGAAACAGGTTGCAGGTAATGACTAGGTCGTTTTGTCCATGCACTGCTCATGTTTTGGATGTAGGGACCACAATCCCTTGACCTTTCATGGATGAGCTGCACCACGTACTTCTGTTTCTGTCACTGCTATGCAACAAAAATCTCACGTCCTCTGCTCTATTAGCAGAGACTCAGAGTCATCCCCACCTCCACAGTCCATAGCGACCCAACAAATATATAGAAAGGAAGAACATGCGACCTAGTCACTTTTTGAATTTCCACAACGTGGCTGCACTTAGCTTCACATGTGTGCGAGTCTAAATCATTGGTTAACTGATACAGACAGTTTAGGTTTAATAAAATTCATATCACGATAATTGGACGGTTAAGGTTTAATTAAATTGATTGTTTGTATGATATAAGCGTCTTATCTTGATAGACTGTTTAACAATTTAACAACGTTACATATGGTGAAATAATGCAGATTTCTTGACAAGGCAGCGATCGTAACGGAGGAGGACAATCTCAAAGCACCAAACCTATGGAGGATCAACACCGTTCATCGCGTCGAGGAACTGAAATCAATAATCAGAATGGGACCTATATGGGGATCAGGAATACTCCTCATCACAGCCTATGCCCAGCAAAGCACATTCTCACTCAACCAAGCCAAAACCATGGACAGGCACCTCACAAAGTCCTTTGAAATCCCTGCAGGCTCCATGTCAGTCTTCACCATAGTGACCATGCTCACCACGATCGCCTTGTACGACCGCATCTTCATTAAGGTGGCTAGAAAGTTCACCGGGCTAGACCGGGGAATAACATTCCTCCACAGAATGGGAATAGGGTTTGTCATTTCGGTATTCGCCACATTTGTCGCCGGATTTGTCGAAGTGAAGCGAAAAAAGGCAGCTTTCGCACACGGGTTGGTCGATCATCCTCATGATATAATCCCCATTTCAGTGTTTTGGTTAGTTCCTCAGTATGCCCTTCATGGGATGGCTGAAGCATTCATGTCAATCGGGCACCTTGAGTTTTTCTATGATCAGGCGCCGGAGAGTATGAGAAGCACCGCTGCCGCGCTGTTTTGGACCTCCATCTCGGCCGGAAACTACGTGAGCACTCTTTTGGTGTCACTGGTGCACAAGTTTAGTGCTGGCCCTAATGGATCCAACTGGCTGCCGGACAATAATTTGAACAAAGGGAGGTTGGAGTACTTCTACTGGTTAATCACGTTACTACAAGTTGTTAATCTTATTTACTACTTATTTTGTGCCAAAATGTATACGTTTAAGCCGATTCAGGTCGTAAAGAAAGAAGGTGCTGAGTCCGGAGAAAATCAAGTGGAGCTTGCCAATAAGGCTTAATTGGCTTAGTatcagttaattaattaaattagtcaTTAGTCAGAGTTAATATAGCTAGTAAGAACTAGCTGCTGGTACATTAGAGTGTAGAAATGAGAAGAATATTTACTTTGGATTAATAAATTCATAAATGAAACATCCAGTTTGTATGATCTTTATATTAAGATCTTGGAAGCAGATGAATCTAAACAATGTGCTTCCTACTCTTCTCCACTAAACCAAGACCTCTAAATCTTTCTGTTCACAAAATATcaactatatatacatatgtacatgATGTAACTGTCGCACTGAAAGGAAAACTAAATTATTATATGGTCTATCATATATCATAAAATGGAAATATGAAATCACGTATATTGTGTCAGTactactaaaaaataaaattttatttaccaAATAATAATACAgtattttattgatttaaataCGAGTCGACTTTAAACTGTAGGAAAGTACATTGGGCTGTATCTTCAATTAGTTCTTTTTGGTCAATGTATCTTTAAGTTCAATTTACTGcaaacaacacaaaaaaaaCATAGGAAATAACATATGGGCTGGATTCAACTTTAGTTGGACTTAACAGGGCCTTGAACCAAGCCCGTTTTAAAATTGGACCTGACTTCAAGATGTAAAACAACTACCATGGCCCAATGTAATAACCGTCTAGAAAGCGAAAACAAAGACGAACGAGAGATTGACTTTTCTCCATTTGGACTTTGACCTTTGACGtgcaaaagtgttttttttttctccgttTTCTAATCAATATTTATAATTATTTACAAAAGCGGTTGTGTTTTACGCAAGAGAATCATCTCCGGATTCATTTTGTAGAGATTGTAGGAAtccttatatttaaaaaaaaaattaatgaaaaagacttgaaaattttgagttttaatgataaggacaaaaaaaagggtaaagtgaatagtatcaagtttgactttttagtgtaaaaatatgatttttcgttaaagtgaacaatactgtggatttttcgttaaaacttcctatATTTTAACTATTGATTGTGCGATTAATTTAGTCAGATATTAttagtatttaattttaaataaaaaaaagttaaataatttctgactgcacgatgtatgatgaataaTTAAGATATGAATCCACAATTTGAATCTGGAAATCCGTTTTTTAACTTAAAAGTATGGCAGGCCGCGTCCATAGCGAAGCTTCGAACGGTCAAACCCGACAGCCTTACGTTCCTTCTCAAACACAAATtacacaaccaaaaacaaaagcaacaaaaTCAAGATTGTTCAACAAAACACGGTTTTGTCTCGTTTTTAGTTTGATATTACGGTGCGGGGAGGAGGTGTCTGTTTGTGCATGACTTTAACGGCGAAGCACGGCGGCGGAACCAGAGCCATGGACGGTATCGCAATGGCGGAGTCGACGTCGACGCCTCCTCTAACGGAAATCGTCGAGGCCTTCGAGGAGTTGGGCAAGATCCTCCAATCCCATTCCCATAATTCCCAACGAAAACAACACCAAACGTTGCGTTTGGATACATTCTCCCAGGCTTCCACCCTCGTCTCCATCCTCTTCAGTTGCCTTGGCCTCGCCTTCAAGTTCGCCGAGATG
Proteins encoded in this window:
- the LOC126595514 gene encoding protein NRT1/ PTR FAMILY 3.1-like; translated protein: MEHIEEKGSHAARKKGGLVTMPFIFANEICEKLAVVGFGANMISYLTSQLHMPLTKAANTLTNVGGTASLTPLLGAFIADAYVGRFWTITVASIIYQIGMICLTVSAVLPQLRPPPCNHGQVCEEADGGQLAILYVSLLLGALGSGGIRPCVVSFGADQFDENDEKQTTKTWNYFNWYYFAMGASILLAVTVLVYIQDNIGWGWGLGIPTVAMFLSVVAFLIGYHLYRHLDPAGSPFTRLIQVAVAAYKKRKLSMVSDPRMLYQNDELDGPISLGGKLLHTKHMKFLDKAAIVTEEDNLKAPNLWRINTVHRVEELKSIIRMGPIWGSGILLITAYAQQSTFSLNQAKTMDRHLTKSFEIPAGSMSVFTIVTMLTTIALYDRIFIKVARKFTGLDRGITFLHRMGIGFVISVFATFVAGFVEVKRKKAAFAHGLVDHPHDIIPISVFWLVPQYALHGMAEAFMSIGHLEFFYDQAPESMRSTAAALFWTSISAGNYVSTLLVSLVHKFSAGPNGSNWLPDNNLNKGRLEYFYWLITLLQVVNLIYYLFCAKMYTFKPIQVVKKEGAESGENQVELANKA